Within Telopea speciosissima isolate NSW1024214 ecotype Mountain lineage chromosome 8, Tspe_v1, whole genome shotgun sequence, the genomic segment ggctaggaagtttgagaaggggcttagacctagcattagtacttcgtggtgctacacaagtaccctacttacGCCGAGACGGTCCAGgccgctaaggtgattgaggaccagcAGAGAGAGAATTACAGGCCATTCAGGTGGTAAaaggcccatgacctctcacgaacctaggggatccacaaaattccaaaggAGAGGATCTTACACTACTACTTTTCCGGTCCAGTCCCGGAGGTCAGATGCGGTGCAAGCACCCaggcctacatcaactcctcactatggttcccggactcttatatgttacaattgcaaggagtccgggcatatggttcgagaTCGTCCTCATCCGcggatgataggtcctccaGTGCAGCTACTGAAGGCACCCAAGCCAAGGCGAGttgtgcgttctcttcttcctcgctccggcccatagatctcaaggtcgggtgtattctgtgacaaatgaagaggcccaggccgatcccagtgttattacaggtaatgcactctactcttaagatgtgcatataatagcttttgtttctatgattggttatCCGTTGCTTGTCGTgtcgttcttgtttgctctcaccgcttatgctttatttgattcggggcatcacactcttttgtgtcccctagttttgctaagaagatgtccattgaaccaaagctaatggcccGAAGCTGATAGTCGacaccaacgggtagcaaggttgaacttaaCTCGGTTTGTGATCCTTGCCGGTATGTGTGGGTGGTCACGGACTCGAAGCAAGCTTAGTActgctggatatgaaagactttgatgtgattttgggaatggattggctatcaactcacaaagccGGTCTAACTGCTTagagaggaaggttctattcaaaccggtgaaggtgaagagtttgtgtttatgggtactaagcgggagagacccaagaaagttATCATCTCTGCCCTCCAAGTACAGAGTTGTTGGCGAGAGGGATGTCGGTGTTATCTAGCATCCGTGATAGACATGAAGCCAAAGGCggcctttggaagagttgtacGTGGTGAAAGACTTTCGGATGTCTTTCCCGAGGATCTAACGCGGTTGCCACCGGATCGCGAgacagagttcatgatagatccgattcctggtgcagccccagtatcaaggcaccttacaggatggccccaacgagttaaaggagctacaagagcagttgaaggacctgttgaagaagggtttcattagacccagtgtatctccttggggagcactgtgttgtttgtgaaaaagaaggacggtagtatgcgtcgtgcattgactaccgtgagctcaacaaattgacaatcaagaaccggtatcctttgcctaggatcgatgacctattcgatcaactacgAGTGCGAAGGTGTTCTCGAAAATTGATCTCTGGTCCAGGGTACCATCGATTGAAGATCGAAATAGtgatatcgcaagacaagacaTTCAGATCTCgcgctatggtcattatgagttcttggtcatgtccttcggctgaccaatgccccggccgcctttatggagttgatgaaccgggtgttccacgatgttctagacaagtatgtcattgttttcattgatgacatcttagtctattccaagagcgaggaggagcaCGAGACCATCTTCGCCTAGTATTGCAACGCCTAAGAGAGAAAGCAGTTGTACGCCAAATTCgagtaagtgtgagttttggctacaacagtggcatttctgggacaccttgtttctggtaagggtatagaggttgaccctggcaaggtgaagtcgatAGTTGATGGGcgatacccaagaatgtggcggacattcgtagtttcctgggactagcgctattacaggagatttattgagaacttctcaaggctctccgctcctatgacacgaccgaccgaaagggagtgaagttcgagtggtccgaTAGgcgtgaaaagagcttccaagagctcaagcagaggctggtttccgctccgagacttaccattcctaatggtctggagggatggtagtctacgatgatgcatctaaaatgggcttgggttgtgttctaatgcaagatgggaaggtagtggcctatgcttctcggcaattgaaggactatgagaagaactacccgacccatgatttggagctttcTTGCGTGGTTTTCGCTCGAAGATCcggagacattatttatatggtgagaagagcgaaatatacagtgatcacaagagcctcaaatacttctttacacaaaaggagctcaatatgaggcagcgacggtggttggagttgttgaaagattatgattgtactatccattaccacctgcaaggcaaatgtagtagcggatgcgcCGAGAAATCTGTCCTTGTCACTGGCATCACTAGCGCAGTGAGAAACTCATcgaggaagctagaaggatggaccgGAATTctggttgatggtgttaccttatctctatcGGCTTTATCAATACAATCCACACCTGGTAGGGCGAATTCAATCAGCCCAGGCTTCgatgaggagattcaaaaggttattgaggctatcaagggggaCACGCGGGAGGCTGGATTTTACTTTagagtggtgttctcatgttcggacaacggctatgtgttcctagtaaccctcgttgaggaaggaagtgttagcgaggcccatgactctccctattctattcatccaggtagtacgaagatgtatagagatcgAAGGAATAttctggtggagtggaatgaagagggatgtggtGAGTATGTGGCAAGATGTCTTACTTGTCGCCAGTGAAGGCGGACAGAGCAatgacctcatggcctcttacgGTCATTGCACTGTTccgagtggaagtgggagcatgttaccatggattttgtcaccgggttgcccgcacgcctagaggtgtcgataccatatgggttgtcgttgatgattgacaaagacggctcacttcatccccatgaagattacctattcgatggacaagcgctcgcttgtacattgataatgtagttcgtctACACGGAGTTCTGTCAAGCATCATCTCCGATAGGGATCCCGATTTACATCTAAGTTCGGGGGTTTTcgaaggcaatgggtacacttgttgagttttagtacagccttccaccctcaaaccaGACAGACGATCGGAGAGGACTATTcgacattggaagatatgctccgagcttgtgccattgatatgcaaggcatggacgagcatctctcacttattgagtttgcttacaataacgattaccaggctactataggcatggcaccgtttgaggctcgagatgggaagaagtgtcggacaccgttatattgggacgaagtaggtgaacggcgtattcttggacccgagttAATTCggcaacatgcgagaaggtggacttgattcgtgagcggatcaaggcggcTCGATCAGGCGAAGGGTTATGCGGACTTGAGACGGAAGGACCTTGAGTTCTGTTggcgataaagtgttccttaaggtatcaccctccaaaggggtgatgcgtttcacaagaagggcaagtgagtccgagatttataggaccttttgagatccttgcacggattggaccggtggcatatcggttagcactccctccatctttagaaggtgtgcacgacgtcttccacgtgtctatgttgaggaagtatgtccatgatccaagccatgtattgacgcatgaaccaccagaacttgcggccgacatgtcctataaagagctgcctgaaaagattttggacagcaaggttgttcatcttcgcaaccggcccattcattatgtgaagataaaatggtgcaaccatccggaagaggaagcttcttgggaggcagaggtagaaatgcgggcaaaatacccttttcttgcctatttacaaggtacgtcaaatttcgaggacgaaatttcttataaggtgggggggatgttatacccgtaccccgggatataattaaatatcatttcttctcgtgacgtgtagataccgctgccatgtatgctggtgacctgttctccatgatggtcaaacctagctacaaaatcgttgaccacagcacgggtttgcctgtggaggaaagattcctcaaccgccagtggggaaagttcgttgacggcgacttcgtcgactaccctccaagtaccagccggaagcgaggagttcaggagagagcatcctggaccgtcacctcactggatatttcgttcggtgatgagcttagcattgccgtggcgaagctgttctcgggtcatgggtaataaaccatgacaggggaaaaggtaagttctagcctcaagtcttactaattatttttcatttggtaacctcgaagtgcgggtccgggcttgaaccgctcgagctatttcatgagagaagggaataatttaagttcgggtcccgcgtacctttaggaagaaCATTGGgtacttatacccatctcatatgagcccatctaagaatgggcttttccttaattaaggttgtgggcaggcccatttaacctattggcccaatgatgggttattccatccacttacccacataggactaatgggttgacccattaggcctcatgacccatttgactaagggtacccatagacccatttattataaaagagaggaggagggggagagaacattacttcttcttcaacatcctcttctaccctaaatcgtggaggagagaaagaggagagaaagaggagagaaagagaaagaggaaggagagagaggcttggaggaaggtggagaccccatctcttgggcagaaatcgtggagctctcatcttgggggtaggtaagcttcttccttcttctattttggatttcaaaaaggggttgggtaatgggagagattgacctagatctctcttggaacctagggagtagatggagctttaaagccaagctatggtggagttagttcactccattaggagctctaatgtgagggttctcattgccatttgggagatttaaggttggaccctaaggagcttaggatagagttttctagaagtccttgtgccttaaaaaccacttgaaatggggtccttggaagggaatccttcggattttggacctgaaggtgtgagggttacatgtgattttagacctgcaagaaacccccGAAACTACCTTCCGAGAAGGATTctcgtgaaggtcggatttacactcggattcgattttcaaaccacatccgcatccgaccttggcaaaaattgtctgagcccctgtgaagctcggatttacacttggattcagtttttctgaaaccacatctgcatccgaccttgactaaaactgtcccggtttcctaggatttacatgtggttgcagaatttgggcatgaaaccactcctgcaaccacttcgtctctgaaaccttatacttaagtgtttatgggagatcttttggggatccgttcctttcgctcgtttaaccttattccactctttgtataggttaaaatattcacttttgtggcttattgcttgatcgaggcgacaagcgataaactgggtgcttggcatatacgttgtgagtgggtttggttgtttgggcttgttattactattgcactatatattatgtactcattataattaataagcatgtgtgcgcatattgcataattttatatctatttgttataatgttgattgataatgttgtatcttgatgggcCTCGGTGCGGTGGGTACGTGCGGAAcccgaactctataaacatttatgaagaaattatgttgaatgtcatgttgaattgTATGCGCGTGTCGTCGCTGTGTAaccggcactaaaccggatgaaaagttgatgcgcccggattacctctcgggacgataggacttgcatgtagtatatttgtggctaggatttcacacccttatgctacgacccttaccaacaggggtttaggtgttgggtaatcgcaaccggattcgtggaggtgggagaggcgatcatggtagtattggttatcggggtccgccacccagtggtcttggaggcttcgatcggcgtaggtcccacgtgacaattgaggtttcattgtggcgataagttaagtgacccacagtgtctcccgagttgtcacagtagcatatgccattgacttagttgtttgttaggtggaaaaatggacttaacatgtgcatgcatcattggactatgtgaattgcgtgtttgtgcatccccatcccctcactggctcggtggagctaacccctcgtgcgcacatttttttagattatggtgcggtgacggatatctcgcgggacttggagttcagccctcgggatacgatgagatcggtgaggaggaaccggaggccgtgtttgaggaacatggcgacgggtgtccttgcgatgattgtgcctacgggccgtgaggatattcgggactcgatccctttttgattacttttgaggctaaggcctatggtgaaatacttactgtaataccatttttgatagttattagatgatcattggaaatgtaactaattactgtatttatcatctagctttgaacatcttgtaactattcgatttatacgcttccgcaatactactgatccttggaatgtaatattcctcttttctgcattctaatgttacattgtgttaatattggatatgactgtgcgttgggacactgtgtcagtgatccgggcggtttagtaggatgacacgcgtcgtcctagtcaccctttatatgatattatattccttatctggaataggggcgtgacaataGGCCCCAAGGACGTTTGAACTCATTACCTCTTATTtaaggagttggtcttttgccaactgagctaacCCCTTGGGGTGATCTCTTTCTTACTAtttggaaaaagaatgttgGTTGATCGCACActcctacacccagacacaagggggtggtgaaatgaccaccacacccccatgttggatgcctgtgCATGCCCCGCCTTGTTGTAGGTGTCACGCGACCAAGTAACATTCTCTCctgatccggatcctctactaccgagctgcccCAACTGTCGTGCTATGCAAATACAAGAAGGTGCAAAATGACCGTCTTAGCCCAATTCGAGTAGGGGTACGTAAGACGGTCATTGCGTGCCTTGCTAAGTCTgtgcagctcggcagtagaggatccaaattgttctcTCCCCTATTGTCGTAACCCTAATTATGAGCCGCCTACCACCACTTCTCCttcaatatctctctctctctcactctctcactctctcacatgGATTAGATATGGTTGTTTAGGTAAAGTATGAATTAACCTCATTCTAACCTCACCAATTTACGTGCCGTTTACGACACAATTCTCTCCCATTTTATACCTATTTTCATAGATATTCTCTTCCTCCCTGTCACAGAGCGGCTCCAAGCGTCCTAATCGTGAAAGCATAGTGAAAATTGGACCGTTTGCCATTAAAAGCCGcctcaacttttttttttttctttccaaattttCCCCACCTTCGGACCCcactcatatatatatattggacaTATCAACCATCGCTTCGTCTTCTTCTCTATCGATATGTCCAAACTGGAAAAACCCGACCcatctccccttcttctccctcaGCCTTTCATGGCCAATTACCcgtccatcttcttcccttgttcttcgtcttcaacctcatcagtatcagtatcagtatcagcagcagcagcttcttcttctccgttctCTTCAAATATGGTAGACTCTTATACTTTTATAGACGTTCATGGCAATAACCCAAACCCAACTGGGTTCCAAGGATGGAAGAAGGAGCTGACGTCTTCGTCGTCCGATGTCTCACTTTCACAGCTAATTAGAAACGATTCTCAAGGTGGGGGGAGTTCTAATGGGTCATCTGAGGGTGAGAAGAAAACAGATAAAAAGAAAGGTGAAAAGAAGATTAGAAAACCCAGATATGCTTTTCAAACAAGGAGCCAAGTTGATATACTTGACGATGGTTACAGATGGAGGAAATACGGACAGAAGGCTGTGAAGAACAATAAATTTCCCAGGttcgtttttcttcttcttcttcttctttactgcATAATAGCTATTCTGATCTATAGAGCCCCACCCACCTACCAACTATTATTGTTCAACTTTACTAAAAAACTAGATTTCCACTCCTCACTTATTAGATATATCAAAGATAATAAGTAAGCTTTCTAGTAAACAAGAGGGATAACCCTTCTTTATGTATTAATCATCTCTTAATATTTTATAAGTAATTAGATCGCCTATCCAGTATCAAACTCTTAAATTAGAACTTCAATTCACTCTTTCCTtggttctctctttctctctacaAACAAAAATTCACATGGTTATCCTTTTATTGTAATTTTGATTTCCGAATGAGAATCACATATACACGAAACACAATGATTTACATGGCTCACTCAAAATAAGCTATGTTCATGGCCTAAcgataaaagaacaaaaattccaTTATTCTGATGAGGAAATTACAAAACCCTAACACTCATCCCATGAGATAACacggtatatatatatatatatatatatatatatatatatatatatatatatatatatatatatatatatagcatttTGACGTGTTACGACTTaaagaaaccctaatccccaaAAGTACAAATTTCGTAACGACTTTAACTGATTAGAATGCTTAGAATGATTCCTTCCCAATAACATAACTCATTTAATCCTTGCCTATAACTTCTTAATAAACTTCCTTCatgcaatctctctctctctatctacaAACAAAATTTCCTATGATTGCTTGAGCCAAGTAGTTTAGCTCTTCATTGTAGGAGAGACATTTGTAGATCATATTTATGCTTTATCACATATATGTATCCATATTCGCGAAGATAGCATtagcaagagaaaaaaaatttaaaatttaagatTATTACTAATGGTTTTCCTAAAATTGACTGGTTTTTATTATAGAACAACGATTGACAAAAGAAAAACGAATGACAATCACATCTACACGAAGAACAAATACTCACCTTACGAGATAACACCCTGTATATGGCATTTTGACTAGTTACAATTTaaagaaaccctaatccccaaAAGTGCAGACTTACCCACAATAAAATGACTCCAGATATCGAGGAAGAATCAACAGTACTAGTACGTCCTAGATTAAACTAAGATCAGGCTTTACCAATAACACAAAGTTCATCTTTGCTCTGCTTAAAACTGATTAGTTGAGTTATTTATTAATAAAGAACACAATAATGATAATATCATATTATGGTCTCTGGTTATCACAAATTAAGAATCAACTCATTGTGGAATTTGAAGTTGAAGACAAATTATGAGAACCAGAAATGATTGACCTCTTGGACTAAAGTCAAGTAATCATTTATTTGTACTACACTACCACCGTGATGCATGGGGAGAGATAGTTGGAAAGACCATTGTTTATTTACTTTGGACTTATACatttatgggaaaatgttctgaAGAAACAAGAACACCATATTTTTCGATCTAGTTcctattctatttttttgttgaattcaaaaatagttttgaagatgtttaAGGACCCCATCATGATCATATCAAGGAAAGTGAATTAATTGAtgaatttattttgtttggtttgCAGAAGTTACTATCGGTGCACACATCAAGGGTGCAATGTGAAGAAGCAAGTCCAACGCCTTTCCAAAGATGAAGGAATTGTTATCACTACATATGAAGGGATGCATACACATCCTATTGAGAAGTCTACTGACAACTTTGAACACATCTTGAATCAGATGCAAGTCTACACTGCTTTTTaactctcctctcctctccttcctgtttttttttgttcttttatttgggAATTAGGATTGTGGAGTTTATAACATTATAGTTTGATTAATTAGTACTTGTAAAGTTTGTGACATTAAGATTAATAATACTCAAACATGGAATAAACTTGTGCAATATTTAATAGATCCAGATATATGTAAccaaattataaaataaaaaaaaataaaaaaacaataaatgaattggaattataatttttttggggggggggggggggggccagCAAAGGTATCTAAATGGCAGCTCATTTGGATAAGCTTATCCGAATGGCCCAATTATCTGCCATGTGGGGCAAATGAGACCCACATTTTGTAAATGGTTAGATCACTGCCTGCATGTTAGGTTTTATCTTAATTGGGATTTgccaaatgaaaaaaataaatgttttttGTCCTCCGGAGGTAGCCACCTATTTCCCAGACTAACCAATCGATCGATGGATGTCCTCAACAATATCGTAAATGATGATTGAATCGCTGATGCGTTTCATCGACTAAGTAATCGAGGTTCTCAAAACCTCTGGGCCTCTACGAACTAGAGGTAGAGGCACTAGctagcgtctgggccaatgagGAAGCACGCTTAGGTGTCTACCCAAGGGGCAGAGGAGTCATTTCAAGATGCCCTATATTGAGAGAGCGTAGAAAACATCACcgagtagagatctttttcaaATATATAAAAGGATGCCTAAACATGCATTGGATGGGATTTGAGTgaatttgaatctgaaattcAACATATGGCTGATTGATAAGGTATATACAACTAATCCAATGGTCAGTTGGCAATTAAAACTATCCATATGGCTTAAAAAATGATGGACTATTTGGATAATTTATTCAAAAAGTTCTGGGGAATATTAATGATATGTAGAAgattatctatgtatatatttgccatgaaaattaacaaaaaatgCCCTTTAAATATTAATCGAGTACgtaattcctttttcttttttttttaatatcaacaaaaataatttttttttggctattctgatttttaatttcacaaCTTAATTTGTTACCCTAGGCCTAGGACTAATATTTATCTTTGGTTTAAAGTTATCTTCTGAGCGAGACTCGTGAATCGTGAGTTGGTGGGACTTTCCTCTCTTTTTAAGTTATTCTCTCGCAAAGAAAAACTAGATGAGAATCTTCTCGAGGACACTTTTAATGAGACAGGAGACCCCTTCCTAATATTTATGGACAAACTTAAGAGacccccttcccctcccatcAAGGAGCTCCCTCAAAGTAGGGCATTGGATAAAATGCCCTAAGTGTAGTTttcggatcaggatcgtcttcAGGGAGGCGTGTGCCCaaggtgctgccagggggcatccaacggttgagctaTACCGCACACATCTTAGCTCACGCCTAAGGATATGTGCGGCACGGCTCAACGGCTGGCAACACCCTgagcgtgctgggctccctagagacgagtTAAATTCGTAGTTTTCTTTGTAACCACCTCCTcccacctctctttctctttcatcctttatatattataaaattagggaaagagaatgatACTTGGTCGTGTGCAACACGCAAcccctgcgcccaaacacaaaGCCTCGCAAAATGACCGTCACACCTTCAGAGATTTTCGTCTTTTCATGGGGTTCACGGTGGTCATCGCTCggccatgtgtctaggcgtaggggCCACATGGGACACACGACCAGGTAATGCTCTTTCTCATAATAaaatcataatattaataaaaaataggagTAGTGTTCTCTATTCGGGAGCATGGCTCCTACGCTTACTTGAGACCCAATTAACACCcctttttggttcactttatGACGTCAGGGAGATCATTTTACAGGGAAAAAGAGAGACAAACACAAGGGTGTAGGAACGGGAACCATGCTCTTGGACAGGAAACTTTCTTTTACAAAAATATTATCTATTGaataaagataaaagaaaattaggGGAAATCAATGTAATAAGATGATTGGAAGGCCCAATAATGTGATTAACCTAGCAGCTCCAAAGGGAGGTtaaacaaaacccaaatcaaGTGAAGAACCATAGATGACTCTAATTTGATTATCCCCATAAAAGTAACACTAGATTATGAGATACAAGTCAAGAGGTATTCAGCTGAAGTAGATTATGAACTACAAGTCAAGTGGTTTACCCTGATGTTTCAATCTGCCACTTTGCCAACTCTGAAACTGTGATTTGTTAATTAAGGATGCCTAGAATAGTATAAGCCAGAGAACGGTTTAAAAAAGAGTTGAGGTTAGACGCATGGAGAGAACGTGGCGACCTTCTTGGCCAGAAAATAAAAACGTTTTCTTTCTGAGACTTGATGACGCGCGGTTGTAAATTGTAATACCTACCAATTTCTATTATGAAACTCTCGAAGCACAcgaacaaggagagagagagagagaggtgggttcgaaattttgctgctacacttgtagtcGTGTTGTCGAGATACAACAAGATGGGGAATggccaccttacccctgcccggtgtcttggcagcacggtcctgtcggGCAGCTGAACAGTAGAGGATATGAAGAAAGTTGTTAACTCGCATTGTTCTTTTGGGACTCCCAATCCATAAACGAGTCTTCGTGAACAGCCGGAGTCTCATATCTCTCATGTCCAGTGTCACAAACTTCAGAGCATGGTGAtggtgttagggtttagggtttagggtttaagcacaaagttgcttaaagcattacaccctgagtatctagtttggaatacccatactgctgcctccagctagcaTTTATAAGAatactagggtttaggtcagatggactaattactagattgccccttaCAGCCTGAGACATAATACatgtaggattatattagaacataggAATGGATATTACACCAATACCCTTACAGATGGGTCATCCACTGGGTAGGCATTCTCATATCTTTTGCCTCTCTATGTTTATGGTCATCTTGGTGGCCTCACGAGTAGCCCATGGATCAAGTATCCTTGATTGCCGGGAGCTCTTAAATTGTGGTCATTCTTGATTCTTCACCCCATTGTCTACTCGATTCTTAGAATTTTCATGAAATCAGAAATGGAATCTCTGgatccagatcgtctacggcgcagCTGCCCGTCCTGCCTGTGTTGCGCAGACACAGTGCCACgcaaagactgccttacccccactagGGCAAGGGTAAAGCAGTCTTTGCGTGCGGCCCTATGTCTACGCAGCACAGGCAAGACGGGCAGATGCTCCGTAGACGATCCAAATCCTGGAATCTCTAGAGCAAGAGAGGGCAGTGCAAGAGTTGAAGTGATCCCTGACATCATCACTTGACGGGGGACCAACTAACGGACAAAATTTTGCTACTACACTAGTAGCGGGAATGTTCCTGCTATAAGGCTGAcaaccaaggaaatgggatcttaagaggtatattttagaaaatact encodes:
- the LOC122671540 gene encoding probable WRKY transcription factor 75, which produces MANYPSIFFPCSSSSTSSVSVSVSAAAASSSPFSSNMVDSYTFIDVHGNNPNPTGFQGWKKELTSSSSDVSLSQLIRNDSQGGGSSNGSSEGEKKTDKKKGEKKIRKPRYAFQTRSQVDILDDGYRWRKYGQKAVKNNKFPRSYYRCTHQGCNVKKQVQRLSKDEGIVITTYEGMHTHPIEKSTDNFEHILNQMQVYTAF